The Ignicoccus hospitalis KIN4/I genome includes the window GTTCCTTATACGTTTTCAAGACTGATGGTGAAATGATCAAGAAGGTTGACTTGGACGCCGCGATTTACTCGTGCGCCTTCTCCCCCTCGGGCTCGTTCGTGGCCCTCGGGACGGAGGGCGGGAAGGTATCGGTGAGGGACTCCTCGTTCGAGCCCTTGTGGGAATACTTGGCCGAGGACAACGTGTGGGGGCTGAGCTGGTCTCCGGACGAAAGGTACGTGGCCGTGGCGAGCCACGACGGCCACTTGTACGTACTCACCAAGCCCAAGGAGGTCTGGAAGGACGACTTGGGAGCCCCGGTCAACAAGGCAAAGTGGTGTGGCAACTACCTGGCGGCGTCTACTTGGGAAGGGTTGGTGGTAACTTACGACGCCTCCGACCCGCAGAGCCCCTCTAAGCTCTGGGAGGGGAGGTTGGGCTCTAACGTCTGGGGGCTGGACTTCGACGACGCGTGTTCCTACTTGGCGGCCGGCAGCAGAGGGTCTGACTTGGTGATCTTCGATACTGAAGGTAACATGACGCTATCTGTGAAACCCGGGCCCGTGGACGACTTGTCTTGGAGGGGCCCCTCCTTGGCAGTGGCCAGCAAGAACAAGGTCGAAGTTTTCAAGACGATGAGCTGTGTGCCGTACATCCTTCCAACCCTCAAGAGG containing:
- a CDS encoding WD40 repeat domain-containing protein gives rise to the protein MQKLSLNLEKDFTFFTEGGSLSIDTKDNLLAIAVSKASPRGERNDEEGGHAYVVTKKGKVIMSWRFDSQKGFNCAAFKPDSDVVIFGNDDGSLYVFKTDGEMIKKVDLDAAIYSCAFSPSGSFVALGTEGGKVSVRDSSFEPLWEYLAEDNVWGLSWSPDERYVAVASHDGHLYVLTKPKEVWKDDLGAPVNKAKWCGNYLAASTWEGLVVTYDASDPQSPSKLWEGRLGSNVWGLDFDDACSYLAAGSRGSDLVIFDTEGNMTLSVKPGPVDDLSWRGPSLAVASKNKVEVFKTMSCVPYILPTLKRFKAASFSKPENIDFIEMSKLFYALLGRPKKVKVNGETYWVKVIDGDFLYIFSQHDGEVEVEIVDEG